A section of the Symphalangus syndactylus isolate Jambi chromosome 19, NHGRI_mSymSyn1-v2.1_pri, whole genome shotgun sequence genome encodes:
- the LOC134731942 gene encoding zinc finger protein ZIC 5-like encodes MHPLPSAAAVPRRTQARGGSGLWRLEAAAENAGRRGGEGRGPQAARTAQAHRGEARTQPAIRGPAGGLSLPPPPAAAAAARASQQSRLRSHGPRRPPATPPPRTVAGTSLPYQPSLPGAQLLGPCVTLAFYRDNRETHSNSHGGIGEMAPTAARGGGASERN; translated from the exons ATGCACCCCCTTCCCTCAGCCGCCGCGGTGCCCCGGCGTACGCAGGCCAGAGGAGGAAGCGGGCTTTGGCGGCTAGAGGCAGCAGCGGAAAACGCTgggcggaggggaggggaggggagggggccacAGGCTGCCCGGACGGCGCAAGCGCATCGCGGCGAGGCGCGCACACAACCCGCAATCCGGGGACCCGCGGGCGGCttgtcccttcccccacccccagccgccgccgccgccgcccgcgcttCGCAACAAAGCCGGCTGCGGAGCCATGGTCCACGCCGCCCGCCCGCGACCCCGCCGCCCCGCACGGTAGCCGGAACATCTCTCCCTTACCAGCCTTCGCTTCCTGGTGCCCAGCTGTTAGGACCGTGTGTGACTTTGGCCTTCTACCGAGACAACAGAGAAACGCACAGCAACTCGCATGGAGGAATCGGCGAAATGGCTCCGACCGCGGCGCGAGGGGGCGGGGCCAGCGAGC gaAATTAA